A stretch of the Vitis vinifera cultivar Pinot Noir 40024 chromosome 16, ASM3070453v1 genome encodes the following:
- the LOC132252695 gene encoding receptor-like protein EIX2 — MSLEWVPPFQLFDLLSASCKLGPHFPSWLRTQNRLSELDISNSEISDVLPDWFWNVTSTVNTLSISNNRIKGTLPNLSSTFERFSNIDMSSNCFEGSIPQLPYDVQWLDLSNNKLSRSISLLCTVGTELLLLDLSNNSLSGGLPNCWAQWKSLAVLNLENNRFSGQIPNSFGSLRSIRTLHLRNNNLTGELPLSFKNCTSLRFIDLAKNRLSGKIPEWIGGSLPNLIVLNLGSNRFSGGISPKLCQLKNIQILDLSSNNMLGVVPRCVGSFIAMTKKGSLVIAHNYSFTDYDNCSYFNCMPTNASYVDRALVKWKAREFDFKSTLGLVKSIDLSSNKLSGEIPEEVIDLVELVSLNLSRNNLTRLIPARIGQLKSLEVLDLSRNQLFGEIPASLVEISDLSVLDLSDNNLSGKIPQGTQL, encoded by the coding sequence ATGAGCTTGGAGTGGGTTCCTCCATTTCAACTGTTTGATCTACTATCAGCCTCCTGCAAATTGGGACCTCATTTTCCTAGTTGGCTTCGTACTCAAAACCGGTTGAGTGAGCTTGATATCTCCAATTCTGAAATTTCAGATGTCCTCCCAGACTGGTTTTGGAATGTAACCTCAACTGTCAATACCTTGAGTATTTCCAACAATCGGATCAAAGGAACCTTACCCAATTTATCATCAACATTTGAACGTTTTTCTAACATAGATATGAGCTCAAACTGTTTTGAGGGTTCAATACCACAACTTCCTTATGATGTGCAATGGTTGGATCTCTCCAATAACAAGTTATCGAGGTCCATTTCTTTATTATGTACAGTTGGTACTGAGTTACTTCTACTTGACCTCTCAAACAACTCGTTGTCGGGAGGGCTGCCCAATTGTTGGGCGCAGTGGAAAAGCTTGGCAGTccttaatttggaaaataacAGATTTTCTGGGCAAATTCCAAATTCATTTGGCTCCTTGCGATCAATTCGAACACTACATTTGCGCAACAACAATTTAACTGGAGAATTGCCTTTGTCTTTTAAGAATTGTACAAGTTTGAGGTTCATTGATTTGGCAAAAAATAGGTTATCAGGAAAAATACCAGAATGGATTGGAGGAAGCCTCCCAAATCTGATTGTTCTAAACCTAGGATCTAATAGATTCAGTGGAGGTATATCTCCAAAGCTATGCcaattgaaaaatattcaaatattggACCTCTCTAGCAACAATATGTTAGGTGTTGTACCGAGATGTGTTGGTAGTTTCATTGCCATGACTAAGAAAGGGAGCTTGGTCATTGCTCATAATTATTCATTTACAGACTATGATAATTGTAGTTATTTCAATTGCATGCCTACAAATGCCTCTTATGTTGATAGGGCATTGGTTAAATGGAAAGCAagagaatttgattttaaaagtaCCCTTGGGCTTGTAAAGAGTATTGACCTTTCAAGCAACAAACTATCGGGGGAAATTCCAGAAGAAGTAATTGATCTTGTAGAATTAGTTTCATTAAACTTATCAAGGAACAATTTGACTAGACTGATTCCTGCAAGAATTGGTCAATTGAAATCATTGGAGGTTCTTGATTTGTCTCGAAATCAACTCTTTGGTGAAATTCCAGCTAGCCTTGTTGAAATAAGTGATCTAAGTGTCTTAGATCTCTCTGACAACAACTTGTCCGGTAAAATTCCACAAGGTACTcaactttaa
- the LOC104882144 gene encoding anther-specific proline-rich protein APG-like, which produces MARTRGAKSSSPSNRKKTLRKEPLLDSAPEPSSSKPIPPPAKPAPPKPPARRYLTRSGGRPLQKKPRVESSEPIDLTEQSLEQSPEQSPVQTPVSSPNPSSVATPVPSPVQSPVPSPAPQKKLKKSQAPLPEPQIQSEVAPEEVIRRPMLTQPPIEGNLDCRSWPFHSDLCFDIAAFQVRPELAQSFQLLRRYHMEHLLAPRDFFLPPDSNGFLPIHDNQRESHPPEPETPADAPTEEAADPSA; this is translated from the exons ATGGCGCGAACGCGAGGAGCTAagtcttcatctccttcgaacCGCAAAAAGACGCTGCGAAAGGAGCCACTTCTAGATTCTGCTCCAGAGCCTTCGTCGTCAAAACCAATTCCACCTCCGGCGAAGCCCGCGCCACCAAAGCCACCGGCAAGACGATATTTAACCAGGTCAGGAGGTCGACCATTACAAAAGAAGCCAAGGGTTgagagctcagaacccatcgaTTTGACTGAACAATCCCTTGAGCAATCCCCAGAGCAGTCACCGGTTCAAACTCCGGTATCCTCACCAAATCCTTCTTCAGTTGCAACCCCAGTTCCCTCGCCAGTTCAGtcgccggtaccatctccggcgccgcaaaaaaaattgaagaagtctCAAGCGCCACTTCCAGAGCCCCAAATTCAATCTGAAGTAGCTCCGGAAGAAGTGATCAGAAGGCCAATGCTAACTCAGCCCCCAATagagggaaatttggattgtcgATCTTGGCCATTCCATTCCGACTTGTGTTTCGATATAGCAGCATTCCAAGTGAGGCCGGAGCTAGCCCAAtcattccagctgctgaggaggtaccatatggagcatctgctagctccaAGAGATTTTTTTCTACCCCCGGATAGCAATGGATTTCTAccaatccatgacaaccaaagag agtctcatcctccagagcctGAAACCCCAGCTGATGCACCTACTGAAGAGGCAGCAGATCCATCTGCCTAG
- the LOC132255294 gene encoding receptor-like protein EIX1: MAGRSFQHLLSFLMLLLLCAKPGLGNVTGCIERERQALLHFKRGLVDEFGLLSSWGDDNRDCCQWRGVQCSNQSGHIIMLHLPAPPNEEYGEFVIYQSLRGDISPSLLELEHLTHLDLSCNDFEERHIPPFLGSLSRMQYLNLSHAYFAQTVPTQLGNLSNLLSLDLSNNYLKFGNLEWLSRLSSLRHLDLSSVDLSKAIHWSQGSIPDTVGKMVLLSHLDLSFNQLQGSIPDTVRKMVLLSHLDLSVNQLQGSIPDTVGKMVLLSHLDLVVNQLQGSIPDTVGKMVLLSHLFLSYNQLQGSIPDTVGNMVLLSHLDLSSNQLRGSIPDTVGNMVLLSHLDLSRNQLQGSIPYTVGNMVSLENLYLSQNHLQGEIPKSLSNLCNLQALKLDRNNLSGQLAPDFVACANDTLKTLSLSDNQFNGSVPALIGFSSL; encoded by the exons ATGGCAGGACGGTCCTTTCAACACCTTCTTAGCTTTCTTATGCTTTTGCTGCTATGTGCCAAACCTGGCCTGGGGAATGTTACTGGGTGCATAGAGAGGGAGAGACAAGCTCTCCTTCACTTCAAACGTGGCCTTGTCGATGAATTTGGCCTTCTTTCCTCTTGGGGAGACGACAACAGAGATTGTTGCCAATGGAGAGGAGTCCAGTGTAGTAACCAGTCTGGTCACATCATCATGCTTCATCTTCCTGCCCCGCCAAATGAAGAATATGGTGAATTTGTTATTTACCAATCTCTTAGAGGCGATATAAGTCCTTCGCTGCTTGAATTGGAGCACTTGACTCATTTGGATCTCAGCTGTAATGATTTTGAAGAGAGGCACATACCTCCATTCCTTGGTTCCCTCAGCAGAATGCAGTACCTCAATCTCTCTCATGCATATTTCGCTCAAACTGTTCCCACTCAACTGGGAAATCTTTCCAACTTGCTTTCCCTTGATCTCAGCAATAATTATTTGAAGTTTGGGAACCTTGAGTGGCTTTCTCGTCTTTCTTCTTTAAGACACCTTGACCTAAGTTCTGTCGACCTTAGTAAAGCCATCCACTGGTCCCAA GGCTCAATTCCAGATACAGTTGGGAAGATGGTTTTACTTTCCCATCTTGATCTCTCTTTCAATCAACTGCAGGGCTCAATTCCAGATACAGTTAGGAAGATGGTTTTACTTTCACATCTTGATCTCTCTGTCAATCAACTGCAGGGCTCAATTCCAGATACAGTTGGGAAGATGGTTTTACTTTCACATCTTGATCTCGTTGTCAATCAACTGCAGGGCTCAATTCCAGATACAGTTGGGAAAATGGTTTTACTTTCACATCTTTTTCTATCTTACAATCAACTGCAGGGCTCAATTCCAGATACAGTTGGGAATATGGTTTTACTTTCACATCTTGATCTCTCTAGCAATCAACTGCGGGGCTCAATTCCAGATACAGTTGGGAATATGGTTTTACTTTCACATCTTGATCTCTCTCGCAATCAATTGCAGGGCTCCATTCCATATACAGTTGGGAACATGGTTTCTCTTGAAAACCTTTATCTCTCTCAGAATCATCTTCAAGGTGAGATTCCAAAATCCTTGAGTAATTTATGTAACTTACAAGCATTAAAGTTGGATAGAAACAATCTCTCTGGACAGCTTGCACCAGACTTTGTGGCCTGTGCAAATGACACATTAAAGACTCTGTCTTTATCAGATAACCAGTTCAATGGATCAGTTCCTGCTCTTAttggattttcatccttatgA